One window from the genome of Hydra vulgaris chromosome 02, alternate assembly HydraT2T_AEP encodes:
- the LOC101241052 gene encoding elongator complex protein 4 isoform X2 produces MSTSFVKKTTRGRTNLPAGTKVSLHNSQLLISTGVPSLDTFIGGGLAVGTLILVEEDIHSTYSNILLKYFIAEAIVVHQQVFLASSEKTPENILKEIPDLTDEDSDLKSSNDNNSDLLIAWRYKDSPKVQPVVSNLRFGHYFDLSKKISQEKIDTCKISHFCANPNRYNSNIDQYKELLESIKNELERLKTSNSMCNPSVLRICINSLGSPLWGSFSTASGACKSSLTWFLLALRSILRNSLATCMITIPTHLCEELWFVNRIRRCCDTVIQLVSFNDAVKDQNLMYKDYNGLLHVKKLAHLNCISGYDINTSDLAFKLKRKRFSIEKLHLPPNISETANRSETKPNIKTSICSSTTHANNPLDF; encoded by the exons ATGTCaacaagttttgtaaaaaaaacaactcgtGGCAGAACAAATTTACCAGCAGGAACTAAAGTATCTTTACATAACAGTCAGCTGCTTATTAGTACAGGAGTGCCTTCTTTGGATACATTTATAG GTGGAGGCTTAGCCGTTGGAACTCTTATTCTAGTTG aagAAGATATTCATTCTACATACTCAAACATTTTGCTAAAGTACTTCATAGCTGAAGCTATTGTTGTCCATCAACAAGTTTTTTTAGCAAGCTCAGAAAAAACtccagaaaatattttaaag GAGATTCCAGATCTAACAGATGAAGATAGTGACTTAAAATCCTCCAATGATAATAACAGTGATTTGCTTATAGCTTGGAGGTATAAAGACAGCCCTAAAGTCCAA cccGTTGTTTCAAATTTGAGGTTTGGTCACtattttgatttgtcaaaaaaaattagtcaagaAAAAATAGACACGTGTAAAATATCACACTTCTGCGCCAATCCAAACAGATACAA ttctaaCATAGATCAGTATAAGGAATTATTAGAATCAATCAAAAATGAATTGGAGAGGTTGAAAACCAGTAATTCAATG tgTAATCCGTCTGTTTTGCGGATTTGTATAAATTCACTTGGATCACCACTTTGGGGTAGTTTTTCCACTGCATCTGGTGCATGTAAATCATCATTAACTTGGTTTCTACTTGCTCTTAGATCTATATTAAGAAATTCATTAGCTACCTGCATGATAACCATTCCAACACATCTGTGTGAA GAGTTGTGGTTTGTTAATCGTATTAGAAGATGCTGTGACACAGTAATTCAATTAGTATCCTTTAATGATGCTGTTAAAGATCAGAATCTTATGTACAAGGATTACAATG GTCTTTTGCATGTAAAAAAACTTGCGCATTTAAATTGCATTTCTGGATATGATATAAATACATCTGATTtggcttttaaattaaaaagaaagagatTCTCCATTgag AAACTTCACTTACCACCAAACATCAGTGAAACAGCAAATCGCTCGGAGACTAAACCAAATATAAAGACTTCCATTTGTAGTTCAACCACGCATGCTAATAACCCACTGGATTTTTGA